The Streptomyces sp. NBC_00569 genomic sequence GACGGTGCCCTCGGTGACACTCTCACCGAGCGCCGGAAGGGATACGGAAACCGACATGGTTTCTGTTGCTCCTTAGTGGGGTCTCCCCTGCTCGAGCGATGTTGAGAGCTTGGGGGAGTGCGGAAGTCTGTGGTCGGTCGTCGCGCCCAGGGGACGACAGGGACGACTGGGTCCAGCCTGCGGCCTGACCTAGTCGTGCGAGTGCAGCGGCTTGCCCGCGAGGGCCAGGTGGGCCTCTCCGAGTGCCTCGTTCTGCGTCGGGTGGGCGTGGATGAGCTGGGCGACCTCGGCGGGCAGCGCTTCCCAGTTGTAGATCAGCTGGGCTTCGCCGACCTGCTCGCCCATACGGTCACCGACCATGTGGACGCCGACCACGGCACCGTCCTTGACCTGGACGAGCTTGATCTCGCCCGCGGTCTTGAGGATCTTGGACTTGCCGTTGCCCGCGAGGTTGTACTTCAGAGCGACGACCTTGTCCGCACCGTAGATCTCCTTGGCCTTGGCCTCGGTGATACCGACGGAGGCGACCTCGGGGTGGCAGTACGTCACCTTCGGCACGCCGTCGTAGTCGATCGGGACGGTCTTGATACCGGCCAGACGCTCCGCCACCAGGATGCCCTCGGCGAAGCCGACGTGCGCGAGCTGGAGCGTCGGGACGAGGTCACCGACGGCGGAGACGGTCGGCACGTTGGTCTGCATGTACTCGTCGACCAGGACGTAACCGCGGTCCATCGCGACGCCCTGCTCCTCGTAACCGAGACCGGCCGAGACCGGGCCGCGGCCGATGGCGACCAGGAGGACCTCGGCCTCGAAGGTCTTGCCGTCGGCGAGGGTCACGCGGACGCCGTCCTGCGTGTACTCGGCCTTCTCGAAGAAGGTGCCGAGGTTGAACTTGATGCCGCGCTTGCGGAAGGCGCGCTCCAGGAGCTTGGAGCTGTTCTCGTCCTCGACGGGCACGAGGTGCTTCAGGCCCTCGACGACGGTGACGTCGGTGCCGAAGGACTTCCACGCGGAGGCGAACTCGACGCCGATGACGCCGCCGCCGAGGATGATCGCGGACTGCGGGACGCGGTCCAGCTTCAGCGCGTGGTCCGAGGAGATGATGCGGTTGCCGTCGATCTCCAGGCCCGGCAGCGACTTCGGCACGGAGCCGGTCGCGAGGAGCACGTGGCGGCCCTGGACGCGCTGGCCGTTCACGTCCACGGAGGTCGGGGACGACAGACGGCCCTCGCCCTCGATGTACGTCACCTTGCGGGAGGCGACGAGACCCTGCAGGCCCTTGTACAGGCCGGAGATCACGTCGTCCTTGTACTTGTGGACGCCCGCGATGTCGATGCCCTCGAAGGAGGCCTTGACCCCGAACTGCTCCGCCTCGCGCGCCTGGTCGGCGATCTCACCGGCGTGCAGCAGGGCCTTCGTCGGGATACAACCGTTGTGCAGGCAGGTGCCGCCGAGCTTGTTCTTCTCGATCAGGGCGACGTCCAGGCCCAGCTGCGCTCCGCGCAGGGCCGCGGCGTAACCGCCACTGCCACCGCCGAGGATCACTAGGTCGAAAACGGTGCTGGCGTCGTTCGCCACGTCACGTCCTCCATGCATGTGCGCCGTACGCCGGTCTGCAGTGACCGGGCGGCGGCTGGTGTCCGGCCGCTTTTTTATGCTTCGGCCCTGTGGTGGGGGCCCTGTCCTGCCGAGGACCCATCTTCGCACTTGTCGGAGGCGGACGGGACGCCGGGCCCGGGGGTGAGACGGCGGTTACACCTGAAACCCGGTTGACGGGGTCCGGGAGGCTGCGGATTTCGTCGAAAGCGAACAGCCCCCGGGTGCCGTCGCACCCGGGGGCTGTCGAGCCGTGACTTACGCGTCAGCCGAGGTCACCGTCGGCCGTGCGCTCCGCGAGGCGCACCAGCGTGCGGACCGCGGAACCGGTGCCGCCCTTGGGCGTGTAGCCGGACGCGCCGCCCTCGTTGAAGGCCGGGCCCGCGATGTCGAGGTGGGCCCATGTGATGCCCTCGCCGACGAACTCCTGGAGGAAGAGGCCGGCCACCAGGCCGCCGCCCATGCGCTCGCCCATGTTGGCGATGTCGGCGGTGGCGGAGTCCATGCCCTTGCGCAGGTCGGAGGGGAGCGGCATGGGCCAGGACGGCTCGCCGACCTCCTCTGCGACCTCGTGGATCGACGTACGGAAAGCGTCGTCGTTCGCCATGATGCCGAACGTGCGGTTGCCGAGCGCCAGCATCATCGCGCCGGTCAGCGTGGCGACGTCGACGATCGCGTCGGGCGTCTCCTCGGAGGCCTTGGCGATGGCGTCGGCCAGGACCAGGCGGCCCTCGGCGTCCGTGTTCAGGACCTCGACGGTCTTGCCGGAGTACATGCGAAGGACGTCACCCGGGCGGGTCGCCGAGCCCGACGGCATGTTCTCGGCGAGCGCCAGCCAGCCGGTGACGTTCACCTTGAGGCCCAGGCGCGCGGCGGCGACGACGGCGGCGAACACGGCGGCGGCGCCGGCCATGTCGCACTTCATCGTCTCGTTGTGCCCGGCCGGCTTGAGGGAGATGCCGCCCGAGTCGTAGGTGATGCCCTTGCCGACGAAGGCGAGGTGCTTGTCCGCCTTGGACGACGTGTAGGAGAGCTTCACCAGGCGCGGCGGGGCCTCCGAGCCGGCGCCGACGCCGAGGATGCCGCCGAAGCCGCCCTTGACGAGCGCCTTCTCGTCGAGGACCTGCACCTTGATGCCGTGCTCCTTGGCCGCGGCCGAGGCGACGGCCGCGAAGGCCTCCGGGGTCAGGTCGTTCGGCGGGGTGTTGACCAGGTCGCGGGCGCGGTTGAGCTCCTCGGTCACGGCGAGGGCGCGCTCCACGGCGGCCTTGAACGCCTTGTCGCGGGGCTTGGCGCCGAGCAGGGCGATCTCGGCGATCGGCGCCTTGCCGTTCTTCTTGCCGTCCTGGGCCGACTCCTTGTAGGCGTCGAAGGAGTAGGCGCCGAGCAGGGCGCCCTCCGCGATCGCGCCCGCGTCACCCGAGTCCTCGACGGGCAGGGCGAACGCGGCCTTCTTCGTACCGGCCAGCGCGCGGGCGGCGGCACCGGCGGCGCGGCGCAGGGCCTCGGCGTCGTACGTCTCGTCCTTCTCCGGCACCGGACCGAGACCGACGGCGAGGACGACCGGGGCCTTGAAGCCGGAGGGGGCGGGGAGCT encodes the following:
- a CDS encoding leucyl aminopeptidase, producing the protein MTALTLSTAAASGLRADAIVVGVAKGAASKSAGLVVAPGAEAVDKAYDGKLAAVLETLGASGGEGEVTKLPAPSGFKAPVVLAVGLGPVPEKDETYDAEALRRAAGAAARALAGTKKAAFALPVEDSGDAGAIAEGALLGAYSFDAYKESAQDGKKNGKAPIAEIALLGAKPRDKAFKAAVERALAVTEELNRARDLVNTPPNDLTPEAFAAVASAAAKEHGIKVQVLDEKALVKGGFGGILGVGAGSEAPPRLVKLSYTSSKADKHLAFVGKGITYDSGGISLKPAGHNETMKCDMAGAAAVFAAVVAAARLGLKVNVTGWLALAENMPSGSATRPGDVLRMYSGKTVEVLNTDAEGRLVLADAIAKASEETPDAIVDVATLTGAMMLALGNRTFGIMANDDAFRTSIHEVAEEVGEPSWPMPLPSDLRKGMDSATADIANMGERMGGGLVAGLFLQEFVGEGITWAHLDIAGPAFNEGGASGYTPKGGTGSAVRTLVRLAERTADGDLG
- the lpdA gene encoding dihydrolipoyl dehydrogenase, with the protein product MANDASTVFDLVILGGGSGGYAAALRGAQLGLDVALIEKNKLGGTCLHNGCIPTKALLHAGEIADQAREAEQFGVKASFEGIDIAGVHKYKDDVISGLYKGLQGLVASRKVTYIEGEGRLSSPTSVDVNGQRVQGRHVLLATGSVPKSLPGLEIDGNRIISSDHALKLDRVPQSAIILGGGVIGVEFASAWKSFGTDVTVVEGLKHLVPVEDENSSKLLERAFRKRGIKFNLGTFFEKAEYTQDGVRVTLADGKTFEAEVLLVAIGRGPVSAGLGYEEQGVAMDRGYVLVDEYMQTNVPTVSAVGDLVPTLQLAHVGFAEGILVAERLAGIKTVPIDYDGVPKVTYCHPEVASVGITEAKAKEIYGADKVVALKYNLAGNGKSKILKTAGEIKLVQVKDGAVVGVHMVGDRMGEQVGEAQLIYNWEALPAEVAQLIHAHPTQNEALGEAHLALAGKPLHSHD